In Cydia strobilella chromosome 8, ilCydStro3.1, whole genome shotgun sequence, one DNA window encodes the following:
- the LOC134743737 gene encoding uncharacterized protein LOC134743737 isoform X1, with protein MEIRTWQLYVVINCVIVTHLVAKPVSLNELIAVESKQKQEQHTKPTGNSETKRVKTSSLDELITAEKKQQQRESTSKITKSATKRTKTVSLNELIAAESKQEKKSLNTKSGVALSTKPFSTKENSPSESRQNLEKTRLPKIFAKIPRRKIFSLKDLFATQKSSAKHRIESLLSKTPGGGLRLHRSKFLPTLSHKPFESAENIFSLARTISPLKFRKRFEIRSPLKPKKIKYSFTPRHKRRNQSTKREADDNAVFNHRYIPLIKRIGLLVDGILSPDSSESLEPVRRRKPRRNQKLPGKDADLASSESKPQKKTIVTSTTVASEIPDTENPTTETPDTTTNTTPFSDFYTFRPDTDLPLPSTRNTSSNRRDDNGVSERSSTPFHGDTERHIARHNGSDEYNSGRRNQTYSPPNEEDSCSPTRIDKCRDGHRNGTTRYRTDIKTEEETETSTHSLVRRNDTDTKATLQIRGETLQIPRDVRRLPRLPDKVFIVDAEPVPAQKSSEESFVHVAHDHASAERGPDGNSTAPAEDQRIRQVIQGLIPINDILDPNFLKQRTQDNHVVAIFDGYSVARDINGRNKLTEKSIRISPN; from the exons ATGGAAATCCGAACATGGCAACTCTACGTGGTTATTAATTGTGTCATCGTAACGC ACTTAGTAGCTAAGCCCGTCTCGCTGAATGAGCTTATCGCCGTTGAAAGCAAACAAAAGCAGGAGCAACATACTAAACCCACAGGTAACTCAG AAACCAAGCGCGTAAAGACCTCATCACTCGATGAACTTATTACTgcagaaaaaaaacaacagcaACGGGAAAGTACATCTAAAATTACGAAATCAG CAACCAAGCGCACAAAGACCGTGTCACTAAATGAACTCATTGCAGCTGAAAGCAAACAGGAAAAGAAGTCTCTGAATACTAAATCAG gTGTAGCGCTCTCGACAAAGCCCTTTTCCACAAAAGAAAATTCGCCATCAGAATCACgacaaaatttggaaaaaacaCGTTTGCCTAAAATATTTG ctaaAATACCGAGGAGAAAAATATTCTCCCTGAAAGATTTATTCGCTACACAAAAATCTTCGGCCAAGCACAGGATAGAAAGCCTTTTATCGAAGACACCGG GCGGGGGGCTTCGGTTGCATCGTAGCAAATTTCTACCAACCTTATCTCATAAACCCTTCGAGTCAGCAG AAAATATATTCTCACTGGCCAGGACAATATCACCGCTGAAATTCAGAAAGAGGTTCGAAATAAGATCTCCTCTGAAGCCAAAAAAGATTAAATACTCCTTCACACCCCGTCACAAGCGTAGAAACCAATCAACAAAGCGAGAAGCTGATGATAATGCAGTATTCAATCACCGGTACATACCGCTCATTAAGCGGATTGGTTTACTTGTGGATGGTATTCTTTCCCCTGACTCTAGCGAGTCTCTCGAACCCGTCCGCCGTAGAAAACCAAGACGCAATCAAAAGCTACCAGGAAAAGACGCCGATCTTGCATCCTCAGAATCTAAGCCGCAGAAAAAGACAATTGTTACTTCCACTACTGTCGCCTCGGAGATCCCTGACACCGAGAATCCCACGACTGAGACTCCCGACACCACAACCAATACTACTCCCTTTAGTGACTTCTACACTTTCCGACCAGATACGGACCTACCATTACCATCTACAAGAAATACCAGCAGCAATCGGAGAGACGATAATGGAGTCAGTGAGAGAAGCAGCACCCCATTTCACGGAGACACTGAGAGACATATCGCCCGGCATAATGGAAGTGATGAATATAATTCCGGTAGACGAAACCAAACCTATTCACCACCTAATGAGGAAGATTCCTGTAGCCCTACACGAATCGATAAATGCCGCGATGGACACCGAAACGGAACAACCCGATATCGTACCGACATCAAAACAGAAGAGGAAACAGAAACCTCAACCCACAGCCTCGTCCGAAGAAATGACACTGACACAAAAGCTACGCTCCAAATTAGAGGGGAAACGCTACAAATACCAAGAGACGTACGAAGATTACCGAGACTACCCGATAAAGTCTTTATTGTTGACGCAGAACCCGTACCGGCCCAAAAATCTAGTGAAGAAAGCTTCGTCCATGTCGCACACGATCACGCCAGTGCTGAACGAGGGCCTGACGGGAATAGCACAGCTCCCGCAGAAGATCAAAGAATTCGTCAGGTCATTCAAGGATTGATACCGATAAACGATATCCTTGACCCTAATTTTCTGAAACAACGTACTCAAGACAATCATGTTGTGGCTATTTTCGATGGATATAGCGTGGCAAGGGATATTAATGGTAGGAATAAACTTACCGAAAAATCAATCCGAATTAGTCCTAATTAG
- the LOC134743695 gene encoding tRNA (guanine-N(7)-)-methyltransferase non-catalytic subunit wuho: MSSIEVSDNYVAVTKGLRIDLYDFAKHDCINIPISKPLENDSISDIVISSDCKYLAVVSTVSKQLTVFELPEWSNYKSFTLPRSASKIRFTSNNEHLLVADKTGDVLIYNISNPNDSGTKLLGHLSLLLDVLQTNDGKYIITSDRDEKIKVSCYPNTYNIQTYCLGHKEFVKQIEILPNDENYLTSASGDGTIKCWDYLNGKLAQTIDTNDDIKDAQLLENFVKVMNDDEIEVEKLPIVHYTISRVDDNSSLLVVAVHTCNTLLVYRLKSNNNQLSHKLVERITVERFPAAIKLYNSSLYVYDDVECTVQVLKIEYKDDKINIHSDTIIKMFEKDDTSIDIRDNNESIKLLYKRKFDNVQEYQERKKQRLEKSIS; this comes from the coding sequence ATGAGTAGTATAGAAGTAAGTGATAACTACGTTGCTGTCACCAAAGGATTGCGCATTGACCTATACGACTTTGCAAAGCACGACTGCATCAATATTCCAATAAGTAAACCTCTGGAAAACGATTCCATTTCAGATATTGTTATTTCCTCTGACTGTAAGTACTTGGCAGTAGTATCTACAGTTTCAAAGCAGTTAACAGTGTTTGAATTACCTGAATGGAGCAACTATAAAAGTTTTACACTTCCAAGAAGTGCTAGCAAAATAAGATTCACCTCAAACAATGAACATTTATTAGTAGCTGATAAAACGGGGGATGTTCTTATATACAATATCAGTAACCCTAACGATAGCGGCACGAAACTATTGGGACACTTAAGCTTACTGCTGGATGTTTTACAAACAAATGATGGAAAATATATCATAACCTCTGACCGAGATGAGAAAATCAAGGTTTCTTGTTATCCTAATACATACAACATTCAAACATACTGTTTGGGACACAAAGAATTTGTGAAACAAATTGAAATTCTACCGAATGatgaaaattacttgacaagcGCTTCAGGCGATGGAACTATAAAATGTTGGGACTATTTAAATGGAAAGCTGGCCCAAACCATAGACACCAATGATGACATAAAGGATGCTCAGCTGCTGGAGAATTTCGTCAAAGTCATGAACGATGATGAAATTGAAGTGGAGAAATTGCCTATAGTTCACTACACAATCTCTCGCGTGGATGACAACTCCAGTTTATTGGTAGTGGCTGTACACACCTGTAATACTTTACTAGTATACAGGttaaaatcaaataataatCAATTAAGCCATAAACTTGTAGAAAGAATTACAGTAGAGAGGTTCCCAGCTGCTATCAAATTATACAACTCATCTTTGTATGTTTATGATGATGTGGAATGCACAGTTcaagttttaaaaatagaatataaGGATGACAAGATAAATATTCATTCAGATACAATAATAAAGATGTTTGAAAAAGATGATACAAGTATTGACATCAGAGATAACAATGAATCTATCAAGTTATTGTATAAAAGGAAATTTGACAATGTTCAAGAATACCAAGAAAGGAAAAAACAAAGATTGGAAAAATCCATCtcatga
- the LOC134743789 gene encoding signal recognition particle 19 kDa protein, with product MAAMITSWNSEKKHSEVERWICIYPAYLNSKKTLAQGRRLPKSSCVENPTHQEIRDVLVATGLPVGVENKLYPREQSKEMLFRGRIRVQIKNDDGTPLKTEFQSRESVMKYIGESIPKLKTRQNRPADQQPQAQQVTSKSKGKKGRR from the exons ATGGCTGCAATGATAACTTCATGGAACTCAGAAAAAAAACACAGTGAAGTCGAAAG GTGGATTTGTATTTACCCTGCATATCTGAACAGTAAGAAGACTTTGGCGCAAGGTCGCAGGTTACCGAAGTCTTCTTGTGTCGAGAATCCTACTCACCAGGAGATTAGGGATGTACTCGTAGCGACGGGATTGCCTGTGGGTGTGGAAAACAAGTTATATCCACGGGAGCAAAGCAAG gAAATGCTGTTCAGAGGCAGAATAAGGGTTCAAATAAAGAATGATGACGGAACCCCTCTCAAAACAGAGTTCCAGAGCAGAGAATCTGTCATGAAGTATATTGGTGAATCAATACCTAAACTGAAGACCCGTCAAAACAG GCCTGCTGACCAGCAGCCGCAGGCGCAGCAAGTCACCAGCAAGAGCAAGGGGAAGAAGGGCCGCCGATAA
- the LOC134743737 gene encoding uncharacterized protein LOC134743737 isoform X2 yields MEIRTWQLYVVINCVIVTHLVAKPVSLNELIAVESKQKQEQHTKPTGNSATKRTKTVSLNELIAAESKQEKKSLNTKSGVALSTKPFSTKENSPSESRQNLEKTRLPKIFAKIPRRKIFSLKDLFATQKSSAKHRIESLLSKTPGGGLRLHRSKFLPTLSHKPFESAENIFSLARTISPLKFRKRFEIRSPLKPKKIKYSFTPRHKRRNQSTKREADDNAVFNHRYIPLIKRIGLLVDGILSPDSSESLEPVRRRKPRRNQKLPGKDADLASSESKPQKKTIVTSTTVASEIPDTENPTTETPDTTTNTTPFSDFYTFRPDTDLPLPSTRNTSSNRRDDNGVSERSSTPFHGDTERHIARHNGSDEYNSGRRNQTYSPPNEEDSCSPTRIDKCRDGHRNGTTRYRTDIKTEEETETSTHSLVRRNDTDTKATLQIRGETLQIPRDVRRLPRLPDKVFIVDAEPVPAQKSSEESFVHVAHDHASAERGPDGNSTAPAEDQRIRQVIQGLIPINDILDPNFLKQRTQDNHVVAIFDGYSVARDINGRNKLTEKSIRISPN; encoded by the exons ATGGAAATCCGAACATGGCAACTCTACGTGGTTATTAATTGTGTCATCGTAACGC ACTTAGTAGCTAAGCCCGTCTCGCTGAATGAGCTTATCGCCGTTGAAAGCAAACAAAAGCAGGAGCAACATACTAAACCCACAGGTAACTCAG CAACCAAGCGCACAAAGACCGTGTCACTAAATGAACTCATTGCAGCTGAAAGCAAACAGGAAAAGAAGTCTCTGAATACTAAATCAG gTGTAGCGCTCTCGACAAAGCCCTTTTCCACAAAAGAAAATTCGCCATCAGAATCACgacaaaatttggaaaaaacaCGTTTGCCTAAAATATTTG ctaaAATACCGAGGAGAAAAATATTCTCCCTGAAAGATTTATTCGCTACACAAAAATCTTCGGCCAAGCACAGGATAGAAAGCCTTTTATCGAAGACACCGG GCGGGGGGCTTCGGTTGCATCGTAGCAAATTTCTACCAACCTTATCTCATAAACCCTTCGAGTCAGCAG AAAATATATTCTCACTGGCCAGGACAATATCACCGCTGAAATTCAGAAAGAGGTTCGAAATAAGATCTCCTCTGAAGCCAAAAAAGATTAAATACTCCTTCACACCCCGTCACAAGCGTAGAAACCAATCAACAAAGCGAGAAGCTGATGATAATGCAGTATTCAATCACCGGTACATACCGCTCATTAAGCGGATTGGTTTACTTGTGGATGGTATTCTTTCCCCTGACTCTAGCGAGTCTCTCGAACCCGTCCGCCGTAGAAAACCAAGACGCAATCAAAAGCTACCAGGAAAAGACGCCGATCTTGCATCCTCAGAATCTAAGCCGCAGAAAAAGACAATTGTTACTTCCACTACTGTCGCCTCGGAGATCCCTGACACCGAGAATCCCACGACTGAGACTCCCGACACCACAACCAATACTACTCCCTTTAGTGACTTCTACACTTTCCGACCAGATACGGACCTACCATTACCATCTACAAGAAATACCAGCAGCAATCGGAGAGACGATAATGGAGTCAGTGAGAGAAGCAGCACCCCATTTCACGGAGACACTGAGAGACATATCGCCCGGCATAATGGAAGTGATGAATATAATTCCGGTAGACGAAACCAAACCTATTCACCACCTAATGAGGAAGATTCCTGTAGCCCTACACGAATCGATAAATGCCGCGATGGACACCGAAACGGAACAACCCGATATCGTACCGACATCAAAACAGAAGAGGAAACAGAAACCTCAACCCACAGCCTCGTCCGAAGAAATGACACTGACACAAAAGCTACGCTCCAAATTAGAGGGGAAACGCTACAAATACCAAGAGACGTACGAAGATTACCGAGACTACCCGATAAAGTCTTTATTGTTGACGCAGAACCCGTACCGGCCCAAAAATCTAGTGAAGAAAGCTTCGTCCATGTCGCACACGATCACGCCAGTGCTGAACGAGGGCCTGACGGGAATAGCACAGCTCCCGCAGAAGATCAAAGAATTCGTCAGGTCATTCAAGGATTGATACCGATAAACGATATCCTTGACCCTAATTTTCTGAAACAACGTACTCAAGACAATCATGTTGTGGCTATTTTCGATGGATATAGCGTGGCAAGGGATATTAATGGTAGGAATAAACTTACCGAAAAATCAATCCGAATTAGTCCTAATTAG
- the LOC134743694 gene encoding uncharacterized protein LOC134743694 codes for MDIDVSKENIQPLRGGRNLAQLGTALQAQSDVDAQRQLQLQKEEHESAINNYQGSDPLDPWFNYIQWVEQCYPKHGHEGHIDKLIKDCLLLFEKDERYYQDRRLVKLWIKYVDCLSNPLEIYQRLYNTGIGVECSEFYRAWACYCEESGDFKKANQVYMLGLQAKAQPLDELEQAHMNFQLVFAQRMLHDDSPTKRKAASALAETRKALTSLKSFKRRNIANVPIQRVGDSIRSVVPGVVRQQQGFDSRMPNSNVMVSVYEDAPSTSHSAVPMADNPGPASIVQSCGNVENEKEVGIWTNAKTKMVHTNVVPHQPLPFTLYIDEEDVLKLPANHLPYCVDDLTFTVPLNVPDPVDPTKIPCYNKSQVYVDDTEYSLEEIRSRKYNLERKSKVVYNETVVEEQRNTSKINETLAQCSALETLANCALDAEQDHLGQLMPLTMPTIQNVTKVTNMHSPGEPKVLVNLDSKELSQLSNKNDENQRPEKQDKPTASNSNYGNENACGNYGKNNLMEEFNRSLMGNLLGDSITNVTMNTKEARWELRNIFNDNEPSMVQSVVQQFDVSNMKFDIHEDRSMTMALAKKKQDTGTHTIPQDKENENKFNSPDARDTGKTMYFEETQFTQAFNFDVKDASTPNMSQFKKPNNIDHANKLSTVPKFHMDESTIELQSGIGKRDDSRQMAEHATVDTQGALSVIMEATRESNSKSGSSSSSQSTRNNYTNYTTTPFDSMYHNDQGPPTASKRNSISTQPRLANGHFASRAYPQKREEAKAQPSPATPYLSHDHQYQKPAAQNFNGYTPQRPAAPQVNPYQQYGYQQGYTNNQIQPQQGYASPNPNVYNSPQHAGIQSPHQMSPSVPPGFHSPTYQYQNPTQPMMSPQQVYASRQDYYGQERHVYANQQQPAPFQSPPHQAQYQNNPYYQRTSQVSQVPPSPNQSYNQQNYHGMHNQYGNANLYQQNQNYQMQNSYRQSPKQIEDGQAGYGAPNQPFQIYQSPQPQRAAHNSNNMSHESIPETQVKQSPHEQNVLNKVSPPKPPVPHKSPTSALRNVRHDQPNVKLGQNSPDIGFSNQFLNFISNRNEPKDNANTPKFTNSPSISQKMHKNLYVSSPEQAQIPPSSGLSDSDSKDGLTAQTGTPIQSAKVSHAIEKQKDISKRQLDFEQRVEFQSEDSRDSLSKESRISSVYSRQSDFQSDGYGMDVDSENSMECAAFKSTHSISLVETTDIPRPADIEFPDVIDPFNKKMLTSLLDYVKFPNKTHAEGYNEVPSVPKLQGATTIGVGNNRFAVEKQLGKGNYGAVFLCLDVHSNRSVAVKYQKPARPWEFYICQEIKARIKDPFMLPGYMDITTAFIGNNASLFVSEYSKYGSLLDVANKIRMATSKCINEFIVFLLTAEMLSIVHYLHKAQIIHADIKPDNFLLMKIPSQEWRTPSLQLIDLGCSIDMSLFPEGTTFRELIATEGFTCTEMREGKPWTYQTDLYCLAGTIHVILMGSYMKVANRLGQWNIEKKLPRYMKNLWDKIFTTLLNVPDCNNLPDLMALKEDIDNLLSSSSDVLSSQLRTFANVLKSR; via the exons ATGGACATCGACGTTAGCAAGGAGAACATCCAGCCGTTGAGAGGGGGCAGAAACTTGGCTCAGCTGGGTACGGCGTTGCAGGCTCAATCAGATGTTGATGCCCAGAGGCAGTTGCAGTTGCAAAAAGA GGAGCATGAGTCTGCTATCAATAACTATCAGGGGTCTGACCCTTTGGATCCATGGTTCAATTACATACAATGGGTAGAACAGTGCTACCCAAAGCATGGCCATGAGGGACATATTGACAAGTTGATCAAAGATTGCTTGTTATTGTTTGAGAAAGATGAAAGGTATTATCAAGACAGGAGGCTTGTTAAGCTGTGGAtcaaatat GTTGATTGTCTCTCCAACCCCTTGGAGATATACCAAAGGCTCTACAACACAGGCATAGGAGTAGAATGCTCAGAATTCTACCGAGCCTGGGCCTGCTACTGCGAGGAGTCTGGAGACTTCAAGAAAGCCAACCAGGTGTACATGTTAGGGCTCCAGGCTAAAGCGCAGCCCCTGGATGAGCTTGAACAGGCCCACAT gAACTTCCAACTAGTCTTCGCACAAAGAATGCTCCATGATGATTCACCAACGAAAAGGAAGGCAGCATCAGCCCTAGCTGAGACCAGAAAGGCGCTCACTTCCCTCAAGTCGTTCAAGCGACGGAATATAGCCAATGTGCCCATTCAGAGAGTGGGGGATAGCATAAGGAGTGTAGTTCCTGGAGTTGTGCGGCAACAGCAAGGCTTTGACTCTAGGATGCCTAATTCTAATGTTATGGTCAGCGTTTATGAG GATGCACCATCAACCTCACATTCTGCCGTACCAATGGCTGACAATCCAGGCCCAGCCTCCATAGTCCAGTCGTGTGGCAACGTAGAGAACGAAAAAGAAGTTGGGATTTGGACCAATGCCAAAACCAAAATGGTACACACCAATGTTGTACCACATCAGCCTTTGCCTTTTACTC TCTACATAGATGAAGAAGATGTCCTGAAACTTCCAGCCAACCATTTGCCTTATTGTGTAGACGACCTGACGTTTACCGTACCTTTGAATGTACCTGACCCCGTCGACCCCACGAAAATTCCGTGTTATAATAAGTCTCAg gtatacgtagatgacactgaATACAGTTTAGAAGAAATAAGATCAAGAAAATACAACTTAGAAAGGAAATCTAAAGTGGTCTACAACGAAACCGTGGTAGAGGAGCAAAGAAATACTAGCAAaataaatgaaactttggcgcagTGCAGTGCGCTTGAAACCTTAGCCAACTGCGCTTTAGACGCCGAGCAGGACCACTTAGGTCAGCTAATGCCTCTAACCATGCCTACCATACAAAATGTTACCAAGGTAACGAACATGCACTCACCCGGAGAACCTAAAGTCTTGGTAAATCTAGATTCTAAAGAACTAAGCCAACTGTCAAACAAGAATGACGAAAACCAGAGACCAGAGAAACAAGACAAGCCAACAGCTTCTAATAGTAACTATGGGAATGAAAATGCTTGTGGAAATTATGGAAAGAATAATTTGATGGAGGAGTTTAATAGGAGTTTGATGGGGAATTTGCTTGGTGACTCGATTACTAATGTCACCATGAATACGAAGGAGGCGCGGTGGGAGCTAAGAAACATTTTTAATGACAATG AACCATCCATGGTGCAATCAGTCGTGCAACAATTCGACGTGTCCAACATGAAGTTTGACATCCACGAAGACAGGTCTATGACGATGGCTCTCGCTAAGAAGAAACAAGACACCGGAACTCACACCATACCTCAGGACAAGGAGAACGAGAACAAGTTTAACAGCCCCGATGCACGGGAT ACGGGAAAAACCATGTATTTCGAAGAAACCCAATTCACTCAAGCATTCAATTTTGACGTAAAAGACGCTAGTACGCCAAACATGTCCCAGTTCAAAAAACCGAACAACATAGACCACGCCAACAAATTATCAACTGTTCCGAAGTTCCATATGGATGAGAGTACTATAGAGTTACAGAGTGGTATTGGTAAAAGGGATGATTCGCGGCAGATGGCGGAACATGCGACCGTGGATACGCAGGGTGCGCTATCAGTTATAATGGAAGCCACGAGGGAATCTAACAG TAAATCAGGCTCCAGTTCGTCCAGTCAATCTACAAGAAATAACTACACCAATTACACCACTACGCCATTCGATTCTATGTACCATAACGACCAAGGCCCACCAACGGCTTCCAAAAGAAATTCTATATCCACGCAACCACGATTAGCCAACGGGCATTTTGCAAGCAGAGCCTACCCACAGAAGCGAGAGGAGGCAAAAGCCCAGCCTTCACCAGCGACACCATATTTGTCCCACGACCACCAATACCAGAAGCCAGCAGCACAAAACTTCAATGGCTACACTCCGCAAAGACCAGCCGCCCCACAGGTCAACCCATATCAACAATACGGGTACCAACAAGGGTACACAAACAACCAAATCCAACCTCAACAGGGCTATGCAAGCCCTAACCCGAACGTTTACAACAGTCCGCAACACGCGGGCATTCAGAGCCCTCATCAGATGAGCCCCTCCGTCCCTCCCGGCTTCCACAGCCCAACTTATCAATACCAAAACCCGACACAACCCATGATGAGCCCTCAACAGGTATACGCCAGCCGACAAGACTATTACGGTCAGGAGAGACACGTCTACGCCAATCAACAGCAACCAGCTCCCTTCCAAAGCCCGCCCCATCAAGCTCAGTACCAAAACAACCCCTATTACCAGAGAACTAGTCAAGTGAGTCAAGTCCCTCCTTCGCCCAATCAAAGTTATAACCAACAAAATTACCACGGAATGCACAATCAATACGGCAACGCGAACCTGTATCAACAGAATCAAAACTATCAGATGCAGAATTCCTACCGGCAGTCACCGAAACAAATCGAAGATGGACAAGCTGGTTATGGAGCGCCGAATCAGCCGTTTCAAATATATCAAAGCCCTCAACCTCAACGTGCTGCTCACAATAGCAATAATATGAGCCATGAGAGTATTCCTGAGACGCAAGTCAAACAAAGCCCCCATGAACAAAATGTTCTGAATAAAGTAAGCCCTCCTAAACCCCCAGTGCCCCATAAGAGTCCTACATCAGCTTTAAGAAACGTCCGACACGACCAACCAAATGTCAAACTCGGTCAGAATTCCCCCGACATAGGATTCTCAAACCAGTTCCTCAATTTCATATCCAATAGAAATGAACCGAAAGATAATGCCAACACGCCTAAATTCACAAACAGCCCAAGCATATCTCAGAAAATGCATAAAAACCTTTACGTTTCGAGTCCTGAGCAGGCTCAGATTCCTCCTTCCTCTGGGCTTTCGGACTCTGATAGCAAAGACGGTTTAACAGCGCAGACGGGTACACCAATTCAATCGGCGAAGGTTTCACACGCTATTGAGAAACAGAAGGATATATCAAAACGGCAGCTTGACTTCGAGCAGCGAGTCGAGTTCCAATCTGAGGACAGTAGAGACTCTTTAAGCAAGGAAAGCAGAATCTCCTCAGTTTACTCCAGACAGTCAGACTTCCAATCCGATGGATACGGAATGGATGTAGACAGTGAAAACTCCATGGAGTGTGCGGCGTTTAAATCTACGCATTCGATCTCATTAGTAGAAACAACTGACATACCCAGACCGGCAGATATTGAGTTCCCAGACGTAATAGATCCATTTAACAAAAAGATGCTAACTTCATTGTTAGACTATGTTAAGTTCCCTAATAAAACACACGCTGAAGGTTACAATGAGGTACCATCAGTACCCAAGTTGCAAGGGGCAACAACAATAGGAGTCGGAAACAATAGATTCGCCGTCGAAAAGCAACTCGGTAAAGGCAATTATGGCGCCGTGTTTTTGTGCTTAGACGTACATAGCAACCGATCTGTGGCCGTGAAATATCAGAAACCTGCCAGGCCTTGGGAGTTTTATATCTGTCAGGAAATCAAAGCGAGGATAAAAGATCCGTTCATG CTTCCAGGCTACATGGACATCACAACAGCTTTCATCGGAAACAACGCCAGCTTATTTGTGTCCGAATACTCAAAATACGGCTCCCTGTTGGATGTCGCCAACAAAATCCGAATGGCTACCTCAAAGTGTATAAACGAATTCATAGTCTTCCTGCTGACTGCGGAAATGTTGTCAATAGTTCATTACCTGCATAAAGCTCAAATTATCCATGCCGATATAAAACCTGATAACTTCTTGCTGATGAAAAT ACCTTCGCAAGAATGGAGGACCCCGTCCCTGCAGCTAATTGACCTTGGCTGCTCGATCGACATGTCCTTGTTCCCTGAAGGAACAACGTTTAGAGAG CTTATAGCAACTGAAGGCTTCACATGCACTGAGATGAGAGAAGGGAAACCTTGGACTTACCAGACAGACCTTTACTGCCTCGCCGGTACTATACATGTTATTCTTATGGGCAGTTATATGAAGGTAGCTAATCGCTTAGGCCAGTGGAATATAGAGAAGAAATTGCCTCG atacatGAAGAATTTATGGGACAAAATATTCACGACACTGCTTAATGTCCCAGACTGTAACAATTTGCCGGACCTCATGGCACTGAAGGAAGACATAGACAACCTATTAAGTTCAAGTAGTGATGTTTTAAGCTCCCAGCTCCGTACCTTTGCTAACGTGCTTAAATCTAGGTAA